A window of Bradyrhizobium sp. AZCC 1610 contains these coding sequences:
- a CDS encoding glycosyltransferase family 4 protein — protein MQKSGKVVVVSQHYPPDPSTTAAIMAAISERVAQEAEVLVLSGTAGSASAAAAGKPAVVEVGNWMPGKAALLKRAFAELLFTIRMFTALLVKLRRGDVALTVPAPFMLPYAFAAAAKLRGARSVLIMHDLYPDVLIMAGLLKPNSLPASAMRGLNALMFRALDAVVIIGRDTEKLLLRYGGMTSDKIRFIPNWATLARGVRAVDPDNPYRRPLSARFVVGLSGNLGFTHDPVIVFEAARLLRDDKDIHFLLSGWGVGFDQLKAMQAEAGLANVTLVDRVEDDQLEAFLSAADVWIIPYRRNVAGVSVPSRFYNLLAIGRPVILVSEADAEAALTVTEHDVGWVVEPGKADELAKTVSRAAGAKDPQRAERAAEIAGRFDFEIAMADYCGLIRELSQKKPD, from the coding sequence ATGCAGAAGTCCGGAAAAGTCGTCGTCGTCAGCCAGCATTATCCGCCGGATCCGAGCACGACGGCCGCGATTATGGCGGCGATTTCGGAACGCGTGGCGCAGGAAGCCGAAGTGCTGGTGCTGTCGGGAACGGCAGGCTCCGCCTCTGCTGCGGCCGCCGGCAAGCCTGCGGTCGTCGAGGTAGGGAATTGGATGCCCGGCAAGGCCGCATTGCTCAAGCGCGCTTTCGCCGAACTGCTGTTCACGATCCGGATGTTCACCGCGCTATTGGTGAAGTTGCGCCGCGGCGACGTCGCGCTCACCGTTCCAGCACCCTTCATGCTGCCTTACGCCTTTGCCGCCGCCGCCAAATTGAGAGGCGCGAGGTCGGTGCTGATCATGCACGATCTCTATCCCGACGTCCTCATCATGGCGGGCCTCCTGAAGCCGAATTCGTTGCCGGCAAGTGCGATGCGCGGCTTGAACGCGTTGATGTTTCGCGCGCTCGATGCCGTCGTCATCATCGGCCGCGACACCGAAAAGCTGCTGCTGCGCTATGGCGGCATGACAAGCGACAAGATCCGTTTCATTCCGAACTGGGCGACGCTCGCGCGCGGCGTTCGCGCGGTCGATCCTGATAATCCGTATCGCCGTCCGCTTTCCGCTCGCTTTGTCGTCGGTCTGTCCGGCAATCTCGGCTTTACCCACGATCCCGTCATCGTATTCGAGGCCGCGCGCCTGTTGCGCGACGACAAGGATATTCACTTCCTGCTGTCGGGCTGGGGGGTGGGCTTCGACCAGTTGAAGGCCATGCAAGCCGAGGCCGGGCTTGCGAACGTCACCCTGGTCGATCGCGTCGAGGACGACCAACTGGAGGCATTTCTTTCGGCCGCGGACGTCTGGATCATTCCCTACCGCAGGAACGTCGCCGGCGTATCGGTGCCCAGCCGGTTCTACAATCTCCTGGCGATCGGCCGCCCGGTGATCCTGGTTTCCGAAGCGGATGCCGAGGCGGCGTTGACGGTGACCGAACACGATGTCGGCTGGGTCGTCGAGCCCGGCAAAGCCGATGAGCTCGCGAAAACGGTCAGTCGTGCCGCCGGCGCCAAGGATCCGCAGCGGGCCGAGCGCGCGGCCGAAATCGCAGGGCGTTTCGACTTTGAAATCGCCATGGCCGACTATTGCGGCCTGATCCGCGAGCTCTCGCAAAAGAAGCCGGATTAG
- the murJ gene encoding murein biosynthesis integral membrane protein MurJ, giving the protein MLGRIFTVGGYTLLSRLTGFARDIMLAAILGAGPVADAFFVALRLPNHFRAIFAEGAFNAAFVPAYAHLHGKSEASARLFADRIFTLLFAAQVVLLVVAWMFMPEVIAILAPGFKDDPARGELAISLTRITFPYLLLITLVTLYGGMLNVMHRFASAAAAPIFLNLSMMATLALAAFFPGAGYAAAWGVLLAGILEFLLLAGDAAKSGILPKFASIKFDEDVRAFFRALGPATVGSMGTQIALFADTIIATFLAAGALSALYYADRLNQLPIGVIGIAIGTVLLPEMSRRLTANDVTGASAAQRRAFEFSLLFSVPFVAAFLTVPDVIMRAMFARGAFSKADAAAAGATLAAYAIGLIPFVTIRSAVATFYARHDTATPVKAALTGVAVNLALKVALMGALAQIGLALATAIGAWVNLLLVLFFAVRAGYLELDRAWMTSLAKFAAAGVLLAAALWATARFASFYFAQMRTFRDETALLLLIAAGAFVYGVLILLLFGRGWLFVLLRDRRSGRN; this is encoded by the coding sequence ATGCTCGGACGCATCTTCACCGTCGGCGGTTACACGCTGCTCTCGCGGCTAACCGGATTTGCACGCGATATCATGCTCGCCGCCATTCTCGGCGCCGGGCCCGTCGCGGATGCGTTCTTCGTGGCGCTGCGGCTGCCCAATCATTTTCGCGCGATCTTCGCCGAGGGCGCCTTCAACGCGGCCTTCGTGCCGGCCTACGCGCATCTGCACGGCAAGAGCGAAGCGTCGGCGCGGCTGTTCGCCGACCGCATCTTCACGCTGCTGTTTGCCGCCCAGGTGGTTTTGCTCGTCGTGGCCTGGATGTTCATGCCGGAGGTGATCGCTATCCTCGCGCCGGGGTTCAAAGACGATCCGGCGCGCGGCGAACTGGCGATTTCGCTGACGCGGATCACGTTTCCGTATCTGCTGCTTATCACGCTGGTGACGCTGTACGGCGGCATGCTCAACGTGATGCATCGCTTCGCAAGCGCTGCCGCCGCGCCGATCTTTCTCAACCTGTCGATGATGGCGACGCTGGCGCTGGCCGCGTTCTTTCCGGGTGCGGGCTACGCCGCCGCATGGGGCGTCCTGCTCGCCGGCATCCTTGAATTCCTGCTGCTGGCAGGCGACGCGGCCAAGTCCGGCATCCTGCCGAAATTCGCGTCCATCAAATTCGACGAAGACGTGCGCGCGTTCTTTCGGGCGCTGGGCCCCGCGACCGTCGGCTCAATGGGAACGCAGATCGCGCTGTTCGCCGACACCATCATCGCGACCTTTCTGGCGGCGGGCGCGCTTTCGGCGCTGTACTACGCCGACCGTCTCAACCAGTTGCCGATCGGTGTGATCGGGATCGCGATCGGCACCGTGCTGTTGCCGGAAATGTCGCGGCGCCTCACCGCGAACGATGTCACCGGAGCATCGGCCGCGCAGCGGCGGGCCTTCGAATTCTCGCTGTTGTTTTCGGTGCCGTTCGTCGCCGCCTTCCTGACCGTGCCTGATGTCATCATGCGCGCGATGTTTGCGCGCGGTGCGTTCTCGAAGGCGGATGCCGCAGCCGCGGGCGCCACGCTGGCCGCTTACGCGATCGGGCTGATTCCGTTCGTGACCATCCGCAGCGCGGTGGCGACCTTCTACGCCCGCCACGACACCGCGACGCCGGTCAAGGCGGCGTTGACCGGCGTGGCCGTCAACTTGGCGCTGAAGGTCGCGTTGATGGGCGCGCTGGCGCAAATCGGCCTGGCGCTCGCCACCGCCATCGGGGCCTGGGTCAATCTTTTGCTCGTGCTCTTCTTCGCGGTGCGGGCAGGCTACCTCGAACTCGACCGTGCCTGGATGACATCGCTCGCCAAGTTCGCGGCGGCCGGTGTCCTGCTCGCCGCCGCGCTTTGGGCCACCGCACGATTCGCCAGCTTCTACTTCGCGCAGATGCGCACCTTCCGGGACGAGACCGCATTGCTGCTGCTGATCGCGGCCGGCGCCTTCGTGTACGGGGTCCTGATCCTGCTGTTGTTTGGCAGGGGGTGGCTATTCGTGCTGCTGCGCGACCGGAGATCTGGCCGCAATTGA
- a CDS encoding NAD-dependent epimerase: MPDQPILVTGAVGFIGFHVARRLLAEGRTVVGLDNLNDYYDPALKAARLDILRGERGFAFEQIDLADRASMERLFAEHRFARVVHLAAQAGVRYSIDHPHAYVDANLEGFVNVLEGCRHHGCGHLVYASSSSVYGANTKLPFSEDDKTDHPVSLYAATKKANELIAHSYSHLYRLPVTGLRFFTIYGPWGRPDMAYFLFTKAIVEGTPIKLFNHGRMRRDFTHVADATRAILHLVDQAPRDGGPAADAPARIYNVGNNHPEELTHVVAVLERELGRAAVKEMLPMQPGDVTETFADVEGLMRDTGFRPQTSIEDGLADFVAWYRDYYRI, from the coding sequence ATGCCCGATCAACCCATCTTGGTCACCGGAGCTGTGGGTTTCATCGGCTTCCACGTCGCGCGCCGGCTGCTTGCCGAAGGCCGCACCGTGGTCGGTCTCGACAATCTCAACGATTATTACGACCCGGCGCTGAAGGCGGCGCGGCTGGACATTCTGCGCGGGGAACGAGGTTTCGCGTTCGAACAGATCGATCTCGCCGACCGCGCCTCAATGGAACGCCTGTTTGCCGAGCACCGCTTTGCCAGGGTGGTGCATCTCGCGGCACAGGCCGGCGTGCGTTACTCGATCGATCATCCGCATGCCTATGTCGACGCCAACCTCGAAGGCTTCGTCAATGTGCTGGAAGGTTGCCGGCATCACGGATGCGGCCATCTGGTTTATGCGTCATCCTCGTCGGTCTACGGCGCCAATACGAAACTACCGTTTTCGGAGGACGACAAAACCGACCATCCGGTCAGCCTGTACGCCGCCACAAAGAAGGCCAATGAGCTGATCGCGCATTCCTACAGCCATCTCTATCGTCTGCCGGTGACGGGCTTGCGGTTCTTTACCATTTACGGGCCGTGGGGACGGCCCGATATGGCGTATTTCCTCTTTACCAAAGCGATCGTGGAGGGCACTCCGATCAAGCTCTTTAACCATGGCAGGATGCGGCGCGACTTTACCCATGTTGCGGACGCGACGCGTGCCATACTGCACCTGGTCGATCAGGCCCCGCGCGATGGCGGCCCGGCGGCCGATGCGCCGGCACGGATTTACAATGTCGGCAACAATCACCCGGAAGAATTAACCCATGTGGTAGCGGTTCTGGAGCGGGAATTGGGCCGCGCGGCAGTCAAGGAGATGCTGCCAATGCAGCCTGGAGACGTGACCGAGACCTTCGCCGATGTCGAAGGGCTGATGCGCGACACCGGCTTCAGGCCGCAGACCTCGATCGAAGACGGGCTTGCCGATTTCGTCGCCTGGTATCGTGACTACTACAGGATTTGA
- a CDS encoding lysylphosphatidylglycerol synthase transmembrane domain-containing protein, whose protein sequence is MRRILLSTLKILVSAALLYFSLRKVDLAELVARIDVSSLGWIGVAIAVTFLQIFVGVLRWREISAECGAPLPTRQAMRFNVIGTFFNQTLPSSIGGDAVRLWLVARSGAGWRAATYSIFVDRAIGLIALAVVIVASLPWSYRLITDPHGRSALLFVDFAALAGGLGFLLLGRLPWPWLKHWWGTHHIHACSVIANRVLFSRVHGPKVAVLSLLVHVLAVVIAWCVVQSIAAPVLFSQIFQLVPPVMLITMLPISIAGWGVREATMGLAFGYAGLMANEGVNISLLYGAVSFMVGAVGGLVWILSAEKAAQGTVPIEVRK, encoded by the coding sequence ATGCGCCGTATCCTGCTTTCGACGTTGAAGATACTGGTCTCGGCGGCGCTCCTGTATTTCTCGCTGCGTAAGGTCGACCTTGCCGAACTCGTCGCCCGTATCGACGTTTCCAGCCTGGGCTGGATCGGCGTGGCGATTGCCGTGACGTTCCTGCAGATATTCGTCGGCGTCCTGCGATGGCGCGAGATCAGCGCGGAGTGCGGCGCGCCGCTGCCGACCAGGCAGGCGATGCGCTTCAACGTGATCGGAACCTTCTTCAACCAGACGCTGCCCTCCTCGATCGGCGGCGACGCGGTCAGGCTATGGCTGGTGGCCCGCAGCGGCGCCGGCTGGCGGGCCGCGACCTATTCCATCTTCGTCGACCGCGCCATCGGCCTGATCGCGCTCGCGGTGGTCATCGTCGCGAGCCTGCCCTGGAGCTACCGCCTGATCACCGATCCGCATGGCAGGTCGGCGCTGCTGTTCGTCGATTTCGCAGCCCTTGCCGGCGGCCTCGGATTTCTTCTGCTCGGCCGGCTGCCGTGGCCGTGGCTGAAGCACTGGTGGGGCACTCATCACATCCACGCCTGTTCGGTGATCGCCAATCGCGTGCTGTTCAGCCGCGTTCACGGCCCGAAAGTCGCGGTACTGTCGTTGCTGGTGCACGTGCTCGCCGTCGTCATCGCCTGGTGCGTGGTGCAATCGATCGCAGCCCCCGTGCTGTTCAGCCAGATCTTCCAGCTCGTTCCGCCTGTCATGCTGATCACCATGCTGCCGATCTCGATTGCCGGCTGGGGCGTCCGCGAGGCCACCATGGGGCTGGCGTTCGGTTATGCCGGCCTGATGGCCAACGAGGGCGTCAACATCTCCCTGCTCTATGGCGCGGTATCCTTCATGGTCGGCGCGGTCGGCGGGCTGGTCTGGATATTGAGCGCCGAGAAAGCCGCGCAGGGCACGGTGCCCATCGAAGTTCGCAAATAA
- a CDS encoding outer membrane protein → MRASAFKAIAASALAVMAATSMASAADMAPRYTKAPPAMVEVWNWSGFYIGGNAGYSWGRGHSDVSYFNTVTGLPIAPPAGSITSAGYNMDGAIAGGQIGYNWQANNWVFGLEADAQWSDEKGRGVFSCAATGIGGPCLPGLTFLPPGVTGTSLAVDTHLEWFGTVRGRVGVLATPRVLFYGTGGLAYGSFKTTGTMAGVTPAGIAVASVTSNDDIRFGWTVGAGVEGKITNNWSAKLEYLYMDFDSFRAGSFTLAPASAIRADVDTRFHDHVLRVGLNYTFGGPVIAKY, encoded by the coding sequence ATGCGCGCTTCAGCCTTCAAGGCAATCGCAGCTTCGGCACTGGCTGTCATGGCCGCGACTTCGATGGCATCTGCAGCGGACATGGCGCCGCGCTACACCAAGGCACCGCCGGCCATGGTTGAGGTCTGGAACTGGAGCGGCTTCTATATCGGCGGCAACGCCGGCTATAGCTGGGGCCGCGGCCACTCGGACGTTTCGTATTTCAACACCGTCACTGGATTGCCGATCGCTCCGCCAGCGGGCTCCATCACCAGCGCCGGCTACAACATGGACGGCGCCATTGCGGGCGGCCAGATCGGCTACAACTGGCAAGCCAACAACTGGGTGTTCGGTTTGGAAGCCGACGCGCAGTGGTCGGACGAGAAGGGCAGGGGCGTGTTCAGCTGCGCCGCAACCGGCATCGGCGGACCGTGCCTTCCCGGCCTGACGTTCCTGCCCCCGGGCGTGACCGGAACCAGCCTTGCCGTCGATACGCACCTCGAATGGTTCGGCACTGTGCGCGGTCGCGTCGGCGTGCTTGCGACCCCCAGGGTCCTGTTCTACGGCACGGGCGGTCTGGCCTATGGTTCGTTCAAAACGACGGGCACGATGGCTGGCGTAACGCCGGCCGGCATTGCCGTGGCTTCGGTTACCTCGAACGACGATATCCGCTTCGGCTGGACGGTCGGTGCCGGTGTCGAAGGCAAAATCACCAACAACTGGAGCGCCAAGCTCGAATACCTCTATATGGATTTCGACAGCTTCCGCGCTGGTAGCTTCACGCTCGCGCCGGCCAGCGCGATCAGAGCCGATGTGGACACGCGCTTCCACGACCACGTCCTGCGTGTCGGCTTGAACTATACCTTCGGCGGCCCGGTGATCGCGAAGTATTGA
- a CDS encoding MraY family glycosyltransferase, whose protein sequence is MASSQLLLSFAAAVPAALLSGVLTWAIRPLLVRKALARPNARSSHRIPTPQGAGIAVIAATLIVAVTVIAFAGTAEMKIPVAVFGATLFIAAVGFADDVNTIPVVPRLLLQGLAVAVVIFAAPESLRIVPACPLWLERGLLFLAGLWFVNLVNFMDGLDLMTVAEIVPITGAVVLLGWLAELPAPATLAAAALFGAMLGFAPFNRPVAKIFLGDVGSLPIGLLVGWCLLQLAWHQHFAAALLLPLYYLTDATVTLMRRIIRREPFWAAHRTHFYQRATDNGFPVWRVVSEVFALNVLLAALAIGSAMTSSVAIAILLFVIGSIATALLMHRFSRRQSPSG, encoded by the coding sequence ATGGCCAGTTCGCAACTACTGCTGTCGTTTGCCGCCGCAGTGCCGGCGGCGCTGTTGTCGGGCGTCCTGACATGGGCGATCCGGCCGCTGCTCGTGCGAAAAGCGCTGGCGCGGCCGAATGCGCGCTCTTCCCATCGCATTCCGACACCGCAGGGCGCCGGCATCGCGGTGATCGCGGCCACGCTGATCGTGGCCGTCACGGTCATCGCATTTGCCGGCACGGCGGAAATGAAAATCCCCGTCGCGGTATTCGGCGCGACGCTGTTCATCGCGGCCGTAGGCTTTGCCGATGACGTCAATACCATCCCGGTCGTGCCGCGGCTGCTGCTGCAGGGGCTCGCGGTCGCGGTTGTCATCTTTGCCGCGCCCGAAAGCTTGCGGATCGTTCCCGCCTGCCCGCTCTGGCTCGAGCGCGGCTTGCTGTTCCTCGCGGGCCTGTGGTTCGTGAACCTCGTCAACTTCATGGACGGGCTGGACCTGATGACGGTGGCCGAGATTGTCCCGATTACCGGCGCTGTCGTTCTGCTCGGCTGGCTCGCCGAACTTCCCGCGCCCGCGACCCTTGCCGCCGCGGCGCTGTTCGGGGCGATGCTTGGATTTGCGCCTTTCAACCGGCCGGTGGCGAAAATTTTTCTCGGCGACGTCGGCAGCCTGCCGATCGGCCTGCTAGTTGGCTGGTGCCTGCTGCAGCTCGCCTGGCATCAGCACTTCGCAGCCGCCCTGCTGTTGCCGCTCTATTATCTCACTGACGCCACCGTCACCCTGATGCGGCGCATTATCAGGCGCGAGCCGTTCTGGGCAGCGCATCGCACCCATTTCTATCAGCGCGCCACCGACAACGGCTTTCCGGTGTGGCGCGTAGTGAGCGAGGTGTTCGCGCTCAATGTCCTGCTCGCTGCGCTGGCGATCGGCTCGGCCATGACCTCGTCGGTGGCAATCGCAATCCTGCTTTTCGTCATCGGCAGCATCGCCACGGCGCTCCTGATGCACCGCTTCTCGCGCCGGCAATCGCCGTCAGGCTAA
- a CDS encoding DegT/DnrJ/EryC1/StrS family aminotransferase has product MNQHMRPEPIPFTDIAAQRRRLGKSIDDAVARVLDHCQFINGPEVTELEAALAKFSGAKHVVSCASGTDALLMVLMAKNIGPGDAVLCPSFTFCATGEVVVLTGATPVFVDVDEVTFNIDTGSLKRGIATARQRGLKPRAVIPVDLFGQSADHDAIGAIAEAEGLFVLNDAAQSFGASYKGRRLGTFGLATTTSFFPAKPLGCFGDGGAIFTDDDALAEILRSIRVHGQGSDKYDNVRIGLTARLDTMQAAILIEKLKIFEDEIAARNVVAERYARGLGNVVTVPRLASGCSSIWACYTIRLPKGTDRDRFVADLKAQGIPTAIYYTKSMHQQTAYKSFPVADGGLPVSEKLSDDVVSLPIHAYLDEATQARVIEAVRGALSS; this is encoded by the coding sequence ATGAACCAGCACATGCGCCCAGAACCCATTCCCTTCACCGATATCGCCGCGCAACGCCGCCGGCTCGGCAAATCGATCGACGATGCCGTTGCCCGAGTGCTCGATCACTGCCAGTTCATCAACGGGCCGGAGGTCACGGAGTTGGAAGCCGCGCTTGCGAAATTTTCAGGCGCCAAACACGTGGTGAGCTGCGCCAGCGGCACCGACGCGCTGCTGATGGTGCTGATGGCGAAAAATATCGGCCCCGGCGATGCCGTGCTCTGTCCCTCCTTCACCTTTTGCGCGACCGGCGAGGTGGTGGTGCTGACCGGTGCCACGCCTGTTTTCGTCGACGTCGACGAGGTGACCTTCAACATCGACACCGGCTCGCTCAAGCGCGGCATCGCGACGGCGCGACAGCGTGGCCTGAAGCCGCGGGCGGTGATTCCAGTCGACCTGTTCGGGCAAAGCGCCGACCACGACGCGATCGGCGCCATCGCGGAGGCCGAGGGCCTGTTCGTGCTCAACGACGCCGCCCAGAGCTTTGGCGCGAGCTACAAGGGCCGCCGGCTCGGCACCTTCGGTCTGGCGACTACAACCAGCTTCTTTCCCGCGAAGCCGCTCGGCTGCTTCGGCGACGGCGGCGCGATCTTCACCGACGACGATGCGCTGGCCGAAATACTGCGCAGCATCCGCGTCCACGGCCAGGGCTCGGACAAATACGACAATGTCCGTATCGGCCTCACCGCGCGGCTCGATACCATGCAGGCGGCGATTCTGATCGAGAAGCTGAAAATCTTCGAGGACGAGATCGCGGCGCGCAACGTGGTTGCAGAGCGCTATGCGCGGGGGCTCGGAAATGTCGTGACCGTGCCCCGTCTTGCCAGCGGCTGCAGCTCGATCTGGGCGTGCTATACCATCCGCCTGCCTAAAGGCACGGACCGTGACCGCTTCGTTGCCGACCTGAAGGCGCAGGGGATTCCGACCGCGATCTATTACACGAAATCGATGCATCAGCAGACCGCGTACAAGAGTTTCCCGGTGGCGGATGGCGGGCTGCCGGTGAGCGAAAAGCTCTCGGACGATGTCGTCAGCCTGCCTATTCACGCCTACCTCGACGAGGCGACGCAGGCGCGGGTGATCGAGGCGGTGCGCGGCGCGCTTTCTTCCTGA
- a CDS encoding Gfo/Idh/MocA family oxidoreductase: MSSKGSAFDAKADATRGLRVGVVGAGVMGSNHARVLAGLPGVTLVGIVDPLPEHRARATALVGCRAFTDLDELFDEGVDAITIAAPTHLHHEIALACITRNIHILVEKPVASTVEEGQDIVNAARSAGVTLMVGHVERFNPAVAAIKQAISGEDILSIGITRVGPFPPRMSNVGVVIDLAVHDIDLIRWFTESDIIEVQPQLSSAIAEREDIALLQFRTASGVLAHINTNWLTPFKARSVTVATRGKYVMGDLLTRQVTECFGFKPDGSYSMRHLPVGHDEPLRAELIAFLDAVRTGNVPAVSGDEGVASLEIAIRCLEQPAKPAASAARKGPRRIAG, encoded by the coding sequence ATGAGTTCCAAAGGGTCCGCATTCGATGCGAAGGCCGACGCAACACGCGGCTTGCGCGTCGGCGTGGTCGGCGCGGGCGTGATGGGCAGCAACCATGCCCGCGTGCTGGCCGGTCTGCCCGGGGTGACGCTGGTCGGTATCGTCGATCCGTTGCCGGAACACCGCGCGCGCGCCACCGCGCTCGTAGGCTGTCGCGCGTTCACCGATCTCGACGAACTGTTCGACGAGGGCGTCGATGCGATCACGATCGCGGCGCCGACCCATCTCCATCACGAGATCGCGCTCGCGTGCATCACGCGCAACATCCACATCCTGGTCGAGAAGCCGGTCGCCTCGACGGTGGAAGAGGGGCAGGACATCGTCAACGCGGCGCGCAGTGCCGGCGTGACGCTGATGGTCGGCCATGTCGAGCGCTTCAATCCGGCGGTCGCCGCGATCAAGCAGGCGATCTCGGGCGAAGATATTCTTTCGATCGGCATCACCCGCGTCGGCCCGTTCCCGCCGCGCATGTCCAACGTCGGCGTCGTCATCGATCTCGCCGTGCACGATATCGACCTGATCCGCTGGTTCACCGAGTCAGATATCATCGAGGTGCAGCCGCAGCTTTCCAGCGCGATCGCCGAGCGCGAAGATATCGCGCTCTTGCAGTTCCGCACCGCCTCGGGCGTGCTCGCCCACATCAACACCAACTGGCTGACGCCGTTCAAGGCGCGCAGCGTCACGGTTGCGACGCGCGGCAAATATGTGATGGGCGATCTCCTGACGCGCCAGGTGACCGAGTGCTTCGGCTTCAAGCCCGACGGCAGCTATTCGATGCGGCATCTGCCGGTCGGCCATGACGAACCGCTGCGCGCCGAGCTGATCGCATTCCTCGATGCCGTCCGCACCGGCAATGTGCCGGCGGTTTCCGGCGACGAGGGCGTCGCCAGTCTCGAAATCGCGATCCGGTGCCTCGAGCAGCCCGCGAAGCCCGCGGCCTCCGCCGCGCGCAAGGGCCCGCGCCGCATCGCCGGCTAA
- a CDS encoding mannose-1-phosphate guanylyltransferase/mannose-6-phosphate isomerase encodes MNRRIIPLIMCGGAGTRLWPASREVHPKQFLSLFGARSTFQDTLLRVSDAGLFERPVIITNNAYRFMVLEQLAEIGLEADVLLEPMRRDSGPAIAAGAAFAEARDKDAIVLALAADHVVSDTPAFLAACREGLAAAEAGHIVTFGVQPERAATEYGYINPGEVIAGKVRAVAKFVEKPDPATAASYVEAGYLWNSGNFMFRAAVLTDEYRKVDAESVQAVSDAVAKAGTDLGFVKLDEAAFGSAKSISIDYAVMEKTARAAVVPVACGWSDVGSWHAVWELSGKDGEGNAARGAAVFEDSRNCNVSTDRALVALEGVDDLVVVATQDAVLVSRQKDANGLKRLVAKLKTVAPQVTEDHIRVHRPWGSYQSVDNGDRHQVKRIIVKPGGRLSLQKHHHRAEHWIVVRGTAQVTVNELVKTVHENESIYIPIGAVHRLENPGKIQLELIEVQTGSYFGEDDIIRIEDDYKRS; translated from the coding sequence ATGAACCGACGAATTATCCCCCTGATCATGTGCGGCGGCGCGGGCACGCGGCTGTGGCCGGCCTCGCGCGAGGTTCACCCCAAGCAGTTCCTGTCCCTGTTCGGGGCGCGCTCGACGTTCCAGGACACGCTGTTGCGGGTTTCTGATGCTGGTCTGTTCGAACGGCCCGTCATCATCACCAACAACGCCTATCGCTTCATGGTGCTCGAGCAACTGGCCGAGATCGGGCTCGAGGCCGACGTGCTGCTCGAGCCGATGCGGCGCGATTCCGGGCCCGCCATCGCGGCCGGTGCCGCCTTTGCAGAGGCGCGCGACAAGGATGCGATCGTGCTGGCACTGGCCGCCGATCACGTGGTGAGCGACACGCCCGCCTTCCTTGCCGCCTGCCGCGAAGGACTGGCTGCCGCGGAAGCCGGGCACATCGTGACGTTCGGCGTGCAGCCCGAGCGCGCCGCCACCGAATATGGCTACATCAATCCCGGCGAGGTCATTGCCGGCAAGGTCCGCGCGGTCGCAAAGTTCGTCGAGAAGCCGGATCCGGCAACCGCCGCGAGTTATGTCGAGGCCGGCTATCTCTGGAACAGCGGCAACTTCATGTTCCGTGCCGCCGTACTGACGGATGAATATCGCAAGGTCGATGCGGAAAGCGTTCAGGCCGTGAGCGATGCGGTGGCGAAGGCGGGCACCGACCTCGGATTCGTCAAGCTCGACGAGGCCGCGTTTGGATCGGCGAAGTCGATCTCGATCGATTATGCTGTCATGGAAAAGACAGCGCGCGCCGCGGTCGTGCCGGTCGCGTGCGGCTGGTCCGACGTCGGCTCCTGGCATGCGGTGTGGGAATTGTCCGGCAAGGATGGCGAGGGCAACGCGGCGCGCGGCGCCGCGGTGTTCGAGGACTCCCGCAATTGCAACGTATCGACCGACCGCGCGCTGGTCGCGCTCGAAGGCGTCGACGACCTCGTGGTGGTCGCGACCCAGGACGCCGTGCTGGTCTCCAGGCAAAAGGATGCAAACGGGCTGAAGCGGCTGGTCGCGAAGCTGAAGACGGTCGCGCCGCAGGTGACCGAGGATCACATCAGGGTGCACAGGCCCTGGGGATCCTATCAGTCGGTCGACAATGGCGACCGTCATCAGGTCAAGCGCATCATCGTCAAGCCGGGCGGGCGGCTCTCGCTGCAGAAGCACCACCATCGTGCCGAGCACTGGATCGTGGTGCGCGGCACGGCGCAGGTCACCGTCAACGAGCTGGTCAAGACCGTGCACGAGAACGAATCGATCTACATCCCGATCGGCGCGGTGCACCGCCTGGAGAATCCCGGCAAGATCCAGCTCGAACTGATCGAAGTCCAGACCGGCAGCTATTTCGGCGAGGACGATATCATCCGCATCGAGGACGACTACAAGCGCAGTTGA